The following proteins are encoded in a genomic region of Chiroxiphia lanceolata isolate bChiLan1 chromosome 18, bChiLan1.pri, whole genome shotgun sequence:
- the KLHL22 gene encoding kelch-like protein 22 isoform X2, producing the protein MFAGGLREMEQEEVHIHGISYNAMCKILNFIYTSELELSVNSVQETLAAACQLQIPEVIKFCCDFLMSWVDEENILDVYKLADHYDLRHLSDQLDSYILKNFTAFSRTQVYRQLPLQKVYSLLSSNRLEVNYEFEVYDGALFYHYSPEQLEADQVSLMEPLKLLETVRFPLMEPQILQRLHDKLSPCPLKDTVADALMYHKNECLQPMLQSSQTQLRSEFQCVVGFGGMHSTPSIVLSDQAKYLNPLLGEWRHFTAALAPRMSNQGIAVLNNFVYLIGGDNNVSGFRAESRCWRYDPRHNRWFQIQSLQQEHADLSVCVVDNYIYAVAGRDYHEDLREVERYDPKSNTWEYVTPLKKEVYAHAGAALDGKMYITCGRRGEDYLKELQCYDPRTDRWEVLADGPVRRAWHGMAALLGKLYVIGGSNNDSGYRRDVHQVACYKPSTDQWTNVCPLPAGHGEPGIAVLDNRIYVLGGRSHNRGIRMDYVHIYDAERDCWEEGPQLEDDISGMAACVLTLPRAILMETEKWLSEWHADRMKHHLDFPSEVMSVSDWEEFDNSSED; encoded by the exons ATGTTTGCAGGAGGACTGAGAGAGATGGAACAAGAAGAAGTTCATATTCATGGCATCTCCTACAATGCAATGTGTAAAATCTTGAACTTCATTTACACTTCTGAGCTGGAACTCAGTGTGAACAGTGTACAGGAAACCTTAGCTGCAGCCTGTCAGCTTCAG ATTCCAGAAGTCATTAAGTTCTGTTGTGATTTCCTCATGTCCTGGGTAGATGAAGAGAACATCCTTGATGTGTACAAACTTGCTGACCACTATGACTTGAGGCATTTGAGTGATCAGCTGGACTCCTACATTTTGAAGAACTTCACAGCTTTCTCAAGGACACAAGTGTACCGACAGCTACCCTTGCAGAAGGTCTACTCCCTTCTCAGCAGCAACCGTTTGGAGGTTAACTATGAGTTTGAAGTTTATGATGGAGCActtttttatcattattctCCAGAACAACTGGAGGCAGATCAGGTCTCCCTGATGGAGCCCCTTAAGCTACTTGAGACAGTTCGTTTTCCTCTGATGGAACCCCAGATCCTGCAAAGGCTTCATGACAAATTAAGTCCATGTCCTTTAAAAGATACAGTTGCAGATGCATTAATGTACCACAAGAATGAATGTCTTCAGCCAATGCTTCAGAGCTCCCAGACACAGCTAAGATCAGAGTTCCAGTGTGTAGTGGGATTTGGAGGGATGCATTCTACTCCATCCATTGTCCTCAGTGATCAAGCCAAGTATCTGAACCCCTTGTTGGGAGAGTGGAGGCACTTTACAGCTGCACTAGCCCCCAGAATGTCCAATCAAGGGATTGCTGTTCTCAATAACTTTGTATATTTAATTGGTGGAGACAACAATGTAAGTGGTTTTCGAGCAGAGTCAAGGTGTTGGAG GTACGACCCACGGCACAACAGATGGTTCCAGATCCAGTCCCTGCAGCAAGAGCACGCTGACCTCAGTGTCTGTGTTGTGGACAACTATATATATGCTGTGGCAGGCCGAGATTACCATGAAGACCTGAGGGAAGTGGAGAGGTATGACCCTAAAAGCAACACTTGGGAATATGTGACACCTCTGAAGAAGGAG GTTTACGCCCACGCGGGAGCGGCGCTGGATGGGAAGATGTACATCACctgtgggaggagaggagaggactATTTGAAGGAGCTGCAGTGTTACGACCCAAGGACTGACCGCTGGGAGGTTTTAGCAGATGGCCCAGTGAGACGAGCTTGGCACGGGAtggctgcactgctggggaagCTCTACGTGATCGGGGGCAGCAACAATGATTCCGGCTACAGAAGGGATGTTCACCAG gttgCCTGCTATAAGCCAAGCACTGATCAGTGGACAAATGTGTGTCCACTTCCTGCAGGACATGGAGAACCAGGCATTGCAGTCCTAGACAACAGGATTTATGTCTTGGGAGGCAGATCCCACAACAGAGGAATCCGCATGGACTATGTCCACATCTACGATGCAGAGAGAGACTGTTGGGAGGAAGGACCCCAGCTGGAGGATGACATTTCTGGGATGGCTGCCTGTGTCCTCACGTTGCCCAGGGCTATTTTAATGGAGACAGAGAAATGGCTCTCAGAATGGCACGCAGACCGAATGAAGCATCACCTTGACTTTCCGTCAGAAGTTATGAGCGTATCAGACTGGGAGGAATTTGACAATTCAAGTGAAGATTAG
- the KLHL22 gene encoding kelch-like protein 22 isoform X1: protein MAEDQELTQPHKAQLEPSLQQRTSNTYRSAEHSQALLSGLVSLRDSSILFDVVLVVEEKPIEAHRILLAASCDYFRGMFAGGLREMEQEEVHIHGISYNAMCKILNFIYTSELELSVNSVQETLAAACQLQIPEVIKFCCDFLMSWVDEENILDVYKLADHYDLRHLSDQLDSYILKNFTAFSRTQVYRQLPLQKVYSLLSSNRLEVNYEFEVYDGALFYHYSPEQLEADQVSLMEPLKLLETVRFPLMEPQILQRLHDKLSPCPLKDTVADALMYHKNECLQPMLQSSQTQLRSEFQCVVGFGGMHSTPSIVLSDQAKYLNPLLGEWRHFTAALAPRMSNQGIAVLNNFVYLIGGDNNVSGFRAESRCWRYDPRHNRWFQIQSLQQEHADLSVCVVDNYIYAVAGRDYHEDLREVERYDPKSNTWEYVTPLKKEVYAHAGAALDGKMYITCGRRGEDYLKELQCYDPRTDRWEVLADGPVRRAWHGMAALLGKLYVIGGSNNDSGYRRDVHQVACYKPSTDQWTNVCPLPAGHGEPGIAVLDNRIYVLGGRSHNRGIRMDYVHIYDAERDCWEEGPQLEDDISGMAACVLTLPRAILMETEKWLSEWHADRMKHHLDFPSEVMSVSDWEEFDNSSED from the exons ATGGCGGAGGACCAGGAGCTGACTCAGCCACACAAAGCTCAACTCGAGCCCTCCCTCCAGCAGCGCACCAGCAACACGTACCGCAGTGCCGAGCACTCCCAGGCCCTGCTCAGTGGCCTCGTGTCTCTCCGGGACAGCAGCATCCTCTTTGATGTAGTTCTGGTAGTGGAGGAGAAACCCATTGAGGCTCATCGCATCCTCCTGGCTGCATCCTGTGACTATTTCAG AGGAATGTTTGCAGGAGGACTGAGAGAGATGGAACAAGAAGAAGTTCATATTCATGGCATCTCCTACAATGCAATGTGTAAAATCTTGAACTTCATTTACACTTCTGAGCTGGAACTCAGTGTGAACAGTGTACAGGAAACCTTAGCTGCAGCCTGTCAGCTTCAG ATTCCAGAAGTCATTAAGTTCTGTTGTGATTTCCTCATGTCCTGGGTAGATGAAGAGAACATCCTTGATGTGTACAAACTTGCTGACCACTATGACTTGAGGCATTTGAGTGATCAGCTGGACTCCTACATTTTGAAGAACTTCACAGCTTTCTCAAGGACACAAGTGTACCGACAGCTACCCTTGCAGAAGGTCTACTCCCTTCTCAGCAGCAACCGTTTGGAGGTTAACTATGAGTTTGAAGTTTATGATGGAGCActtttttatcattattctCCAGAACAACTGGAGGCAGATCAGGTCTCCCTGATGGAGCCCCTTAAGCTACTTGAGACAGTTCGTTTTCCTCTGATGGAACCCCAGATCCTGCAAAGGCTTCATGACAAATTAAGTCCATGTCCTTTAAAAGATACAGTTGCAGATGCATTAATGTACCACAAGAATGAATGTCTTCAGCCAATGCTTCAGAGCTCCCAGACACAGCTAAGATCAGAGTTCCAGTGTGTAGTGGGATTTGGAGGGATGCATTCTACTCCATCCATTGTCCTCAGTGATCAAGCCAAGTATCTGAACCCCTTGTTGGGAGAGTGGAGGCACTTTACAGCTGCACTAGCCCCCAGAATGTCCAATCAAGGGATTGCTGTTCTCAATAACTTTGTATATTTAATTGGTGGAGACAACAATGTAAGTGGTTTTCGAGCAGAGTCAAGGTGTTGGAG GTACGACCCACGGCACAACAGATGGTTCCAGATCCAGTCCCTGCAGCAAGAGCACGCTGACCTCAGTGTCTGTGTTGTGGACAACTATATATATGCTGTGGCAGGCCGAGATTACCATGAAGACCTGAGGGAAGTGGAGAGGTATGACCCTAAAAGCAACACTTGGGAATATGTGACACCTCTGAAGAAGGAG GTTTACGCCCACGCGGGAGCGGCGCTGGATGGGAAGATGTACATCACctgtgggaggagaggagaggactATTTGAAGGAGCTGCAGTGTTACGACCCAAGGACTGACCGCTGGGAGGTTTTAGCAGATGGCCCAGTGAGACGAGCTTGGCACGGGAtggctgcactgctggggaagCTCTACGTGATCGGGGGCAGCAACAATGATTCCGGCTACAGAAGGGATGTTCACCAG gttgCCTGCTATAAGCCAAGCACTGATCAGTGGACAAATGTGTGTCCACTTCCTGCAGGACATGGAGAACCAGGCATTGCAGTCCTAGACAACAGGATTTATGTCTTGGGAGGCAGATCCCACAACAGAGGAATCCGCATGGACTATGTCCACATCTACGATGCAGAGAGAGACTGTTGGGAGGAAGGACCCCAGCTGGAGGATGACATTTCTGGGATGGCTGCCTGTGTCCTCACGTTGCCCAGGGCTATTTTAATGGAGACAGAGAAATGGCTCTCAGAATGGCACGCAGACCGAATGAAGCATCACCTTGACTTTCCGTCAGAAGTTATGAGCGTATCAGACTGGGAGGAATTTGACAATTCAAGTGAAGATTAG